The following proteins come from a genomic window of Mycobacterium sp. DL:
- a CDS encoding MIP/aquaporin family protein produces the protein MSNVDIFVWEFLGTAVLCLLGSGSVASVVLKNSFSHGGGGDWVVIVLGWGFGVFAGASIAAPSGGHINPAVTLAVAISDGVPWSSVPVYWGAQLLGAFVGASLAWAAFKLQFDKMDDNSGTRGIFCTSPAIPNTPWNLVTEAIATFVLVIWVLTNPEENSALGFAAVAFVVITIGFALGGPTGYAINPARDLGPRIAYALLPIRGKAGPNWGYSWVPIVGPLIGAALAAGLALVLPL, from the coding sequence GTGTCGAATGTCGACATCTTCGTGTGGGAGTTCTTGGGTACGGCCGTTCTGTGCCTTCTCGGCAGCGGCTCGGTGGCCTCGGTTGTCCTGAAGAACTCGTTCTCCCACGGCGGCGGGGGCGACTGGGTGGTCATCGTGCTGGGGTGGGGCTTCGGCGTGTTCGCCGGCGCGAGCATCGCCGCCCCGTCCGGAGGGCACATCAATCCGGCGGTGACGCTGGCGGTGGCCATCTCCGACGGCGTTCCGTGGTCATCGGTGCCGGTGTACTGGGGAGCTCAGCTGCTCGGAGCCTTCGTCGGTGCCTCACTGGCCTGGGCCGCGTTCAAACTGCAGTTCGACAAGATGGACGACAATTCGGGCACCCGCGGGATCTTCTGCACCTCCCCGGCGATCCCGAACACCCCGTGGAATCTGGTGACCGAGGCGATCGCCACCTTCGTCCTGGTGATCTGGGTGCTGACGAACCCCGAGGAGAACTCGGCACTCGGCTTCGCCGCGGTGGCCTTCGTGGTGATCACGATCGGCTTCGCGCTCGGCGGGCCAACCGGATACGCCATCAACCCGGCTCGCGACCTCGGGCCGAGGATCGCCTATGCGCTGCTGCCGATCAGGGGCAAAGCGGGACCGAACTGGGGATACTCCTGGGTGCCGATCGTCGGTCCACTGATCGGTGCGGCCCTGGCCGCAGGGTTGGCGCTGGTGCTTCCGCTGTGA
- a CDS encoding cob(I)yrinic acid a,c-diamide adenosyltransferase, producing MAVHLTRIYTRTGDAGTTALGDMSRVAKTDVRVGAYADCDETNAVIGVAISSGGLRRRVAEVLGIIQNDLFDVGADLCTPVAEVNEYEPLRVTEKQVAQLESWCDEFNATLPKLTSFILPGGTPAAAHLHHARTVARRAERSAWCLAQTAAVNDCALRYLNRLSDLLFILARHENTDGDVLWRPGGDRRTSADEETGQ from the coding sequence ATGGCCGTTCATCTGACGCGGATCTACACCCGTACCGGGGACGCGGGCACCACCGCCCTGGGCGACATGTCGCGGGTGGCCAAAACCGACGTCCGGGTGGGCGCCTACGCGGACTGCGACGAGACCAACGCCGTGATCGGTGTCGCCATCTCCTCCGGTGGCCTCCGCCGTCGGGTGGCCGAGGTCCTCGGCATCATCCAGAACGACCTGTTCGACGTGGGAGCCGATCTGTGCACGCCTGTTGCCGAGGTCAACGAGTACGAACCCCTGCGCGTGACGGAAAAGCAAGTCGCGCAACTCGAATCGTGGTGTGACGAGTTCAATGCCACGCTGCCCAAGCTCACCAGCTTCATCCTGCCCGGCGGCACCCCCGCCGCCGCTCATCTACATCACGCCCGCACGGTGGCGCGGCGGGCCGAACGCAGCGCGTGGTGTCTGGCGCAAACGGCTGCTGTGAACGACTGCGCACTGCGATACTTGAACCGGCTGTCGGATCTGCTGTTCATCCTTGCGCGCCACGAGAACACCGACGGCGATGTGCTCTGGCGGCCCGGCGGGGATCGGCGGACCTCCGCGGACGAAGAGACGGGACAGTGA
- a CDS encoding OsmC family peroxiredoxin, whose product MSTRVSTVDWQGPLVAGTGTIVLASSGQGTFDYSLATRAADQATTTSPEELLAASYASCYAMQLSALLDPGPEENLALHVEAVVTQGGPEVDFGITEINLLVRARGLRRSDEEFVETARTASSVCPIGRALSTVPVSVDAALSI is encoded by the coding sequence ATGAGCACCCGAGTATCAACCGTTGACTGGCAGGGCCCTCTGGTGGCCGGCACCGGCACGATCGTGCTGGCGTCGTCCGGTCAGGGGACCTTCGACTATTCGCTGGCCACCCGTGCTGCCGACCAGGCCACCACGACATCACCGGAGGAACTGCTGGCGGCGTCGTACGCATCGTGTTACGCGATGCAACTTTCGGCGCTGCTCGACCCGGGTCCGGAGGAGAACCTCGCACTCCATGTGGAGGCGGTCGTCACCCAGGGCGGACCCGAGGTGGATTTCGGGATCACCGAGATCAACCTGCTGGTGCGCGCCCGCGGCCTACGTCGGTCAGACGAGGAGTTCGTCGAGACCGCCCGCACCGCATCGTCGGTGTGCCCGATCGGCCGCGCGCTGTCGACCGTGCCGGTCAGCGTCGACGCGGCGCTGAGCATCTGA
- the cobA gene encoding uroporphyrinogen-III C-methyltransferase — translation MTAESTISVDLPVAGRRVTVVGSSGRAMTATGSLISAGAVVTVVSPEPGAYLSDLADRGLITICRRVFTPADIGSAALVFACTGSPGGDAAITVAAGERGVLCISDNPPNAAPPPTRFGRAHTGVGRVTLVGGGPGHPGLLTIAGRDAIAAADVIVTDRLAPVAALTEIAPRAQIIDVSKIPGGRRTEQFQINAMLIDHALAGATVVRLKGGDGFVFGRGGEEVDECVRAGVPVEVIPGVSSAIAAPASAMIPATHRGLTQGFTVISGHVPPDHPQSAVNYEALAQANTTIILMMAVANLDAITRALISGGMDADTPAAVIADGSLPSQREVRGRLDTIAGAAHRAGIGPPATTVIGAVAGFVPGYAAHHEATQVKVG, via the coding sequence ATGACGGCCGAATCGACGATATCGGTGGATCTGCCGGTCGCGGGTCGACGGGTCACCGTGGTGGGCTCCTCCGGCCGGGCGATGACCGCGACCGGGTCCTTGATCAGCGCGGGCGCGGTGGTGACGGTGGTGTCCCCGGAACCGGGGGCCTACCTGTCGGACCTGGCCGACCGGGGATTGATCACGATCTGCCGCCGGGTGTTCACCCCGGCCGATATCGGTTCGGCTGCACTGGTATTCGCGTGCACCGGAAGTCCCGGCGGGGATGCCGCGATCACCGTCGCGGCAGGCGAACGCGGTGTGCTGTGCATCAGCGACAACCCGCCGAATGCGGCGCCGCCGCCGACACGCTTCGGCCGCGCGCATACCGGCGTGGGACGCGTGACCCTGGTCGGAGGCGGCCCCGGCCATCCGGGGTTGTTGACCATCGCCGGCCGGGACGCCATCGCCGCCGCCGACGTCATCGTCACCGACAGGCTCGCGCCGGTGGCCGCACTCACCGAGATCGCGCCGCGGGCCCAGATCATCGACGTCTCGAAGATCCCCGGGGGTCGTCGCACCGAGCAGTTCCAGATCAACGCCATGCTGATCGACCATGCGCTGGCGGGCGCAACGGTCGTGCGCCTCAAAGGCGGTGACGGGTTCGTCTTCGGCCGCGGCGGCGAGGAGGTCGACGAGTGTGTGCGTGCGGGTGTCCCCGTGGAGGTGATTCCCGGCGTGAGCTCGGCGATCGCGGCACCGGCCTCGGCGATGATCCCTGCCACCCACCGGGGCCTCACCCAGGGTTTCACGGTGATCTCCGGACACGTGCCGCCAGACCACCCGCAGTCGGCGGTGAACTACGAGGCGCTCGCGCAGGCCAACACGACGATCATCCTGATGATGGCCGTGGCCAACCTCGACGCGATCACCCGGGCGCTGATCAGCGGCGGAATGGATGCCGACACACCGGCTGCGGTGATCGCCGACGGCAGCCTACCCAGCCAGCGCGAAGTCCGGGGCAGGCTCGACACGATCGCCGGCGCCGCCCACAGGGCCGGCATCGGACCCCCGGCGACGACGGTGATCGGTGCGGTGGCGGGCTTCGTCCCCGGTTACGCCGCCCACCACGAAGCCACCCAGGTGAAGGTCGGCTGA
- the bluB gene encoding 5,6-dimethylbenzimidazole synthase: MTSAGLYDVIGRRRDVRAEFTGAPIDPEALDRILGAAHTAPSVGMSQPWDFVLVRDQRTRKAFHTHVLGERRVFQDSLDGERAQTFTTIKIEGILESTVGIVVTYDPTRAGPAVLGRHTNPEAGLYSVCLAIENLWLAATAEGLGVGWVSFFREPFLRELLGIPATIRPIAWLCVGPVTSLQVTPDLERHGWRSPAPLSSVVHYEQYDSARA; this comes from the coding sequence ATGACCTCAGCCGGGTTGTACGACGTCATCGGCCGTCGGCGCGATGTGCGGGCCGAGTTCACGGGCGCTCCGATAGACCCGGAGGCACTCGACCGAATTCTGGGGGCGGCGCATACCGCGCCCAGCGTTGGCATGAGCCAACCATGGGACTTCGTGCTCGTCCGGGATCAACGGACCAGGAAGGCTTTTCACACCCATGTCCTCGGCGAGCGCAGGGTTTTCCAGGACTCGTTGGACGGCGAGCGTGCGCAGACCTTCACCACGATCAAGATCGAGGGCATCCTCGAATCTACGGTCGGCATCGTCGTGACCTACGACCCCACCCGAGCGGGACCGGCGGTACTGGGCAGGCACACCAATCCCGAAGCCGGCCTGTACTCCGTGTGCCTGGCGATCGAGAACCTGTGGCTCGCGGCCACCGCCGAAGGACTCGGTGTCGGCTGGGTGTCGTTCTTCAGAGAGCCGTTTCTGCGGGAACTGCTCGGGATTCCGGCGACCATCAGGCCGATCGCGTGGCTGTGCGTCGGTCCGGTGACCTCGTTGCAGGTGACTCCCGACCTCGAACGGCACGGCTGGCGCAGTCCGGCACCGCTCTCGAGCGTCGTGCACTACGAGCAGTACGACAGCGCGCGCGCATGA
- a CDS encoding response regulator transcription factor, with amino-acid sequence MGWPQTRPQTRYAPSRIGLRGADAALPRGIADGGGTFTETARLRTVFVMNDELLCHGLMHVVSQARGVEFVGDLRHGPGLVDRLRALRPELLVLGVDAGSPLSTLLAELHPVPKVVVIVDGDDASSHPLELIKAGADALVNRRSPSNELLNTVLRVINGQSALDAHSVNALVAQIRSQRTEASTDYSRILTRREREVLSLLTEGLDNRAIATKLFISEATVKFHLHNIMDKFGVRRRAALVAAALRGDGAGSTGYLSAVRQR; translated from the coding sequence ATGGGTTGGCCACAGACGCGGCCACAGACGCGCTACGCGCCGAGTCGCATCGGTCTACGTGGGGCGGACGCCGCCCTGCCACGCGGAATCGCCGATGGCGGAGGCACTTTCACCGAGACCGCGCGACTGCGCACGGTGTTCGTGATGAACGACGAGCTACTGTGCCACGGGCTGATGCACGTGGTGTCGCAGGCCCGCGGCGTCGAATTCGTCGGCGACCTGCGGCACGGGCCGGGGCTCGTCGACCGTCTCCGCGCGTTGCGACCGGAACTTCTTGTACTCGGCGTCGACGCCGGGTCGCCGCTTTCGACTCTGCTGGCAGAGCTGCACCCGGTGCCCAAGGTCGTCGTGATCGTCGACGGTGATGACGCCTCGAGTCATCCGCTGGAGCTGATCAAGGCGGGTGCGGACGCCCTGGTCAATCGCAGGTCACCGTCGAACGAACTGCTCAACACCGTTCTGCGGGTGATCAACGGCCAATCGGCGCTCGATGCGCACAGCGTCAATGCGCTTGTCGCGCAGATCCGTTCGCAGCGCACCGAGGCTTCGACCGACTATTCGCGGATATTGACGCGGCGCGAGCGGGAAGTGCTGAGCCTGCTGACCGAGGGACTGGACAACAGGGCGATCGCGACCAAGTTGTTCATCTCGGAGGCGACGGTGAAGTTCCACCTGCACAACATCATGGACAAGTTCGGCGTGCGCAGGCGCGCCGCACTGGTGGCCGCGGCGCTGCGCGGTGACGGCGCGGGATCGACTGGATATCTGTCGGCTGTCCGGCAGCGATGA
- a CDS encoding (2Fe-2S)-binding protein: protein MDTADRDALAAKTAEIGEYFALPDAVGDDWRALPRLFDDATVNDFVVRTRAAIAASTQCAPGEIPLRLAASSFQLGVTARLLSPAVGAAACFGAVPALDRRSLRWRPTSTHVPQFAVADADWFEAPTPRRAADLIAGSLLTEVLAPLNDTLHTLTSLSPQVTWGNVISAANGAVTVLSMSRPHHEGAGRALVRALADTGPLIGTATFTDGRFVRRSCCLFYQAPGSGLCGDCVLVKEDSGHVATLVQRNPR, encoded by the coding sequence ATGGACACGGCGGACCGCGACGCGCTTGCGGCGAAGACCGCCGAAATCGGTGAGTACTTCGCGCTTCCGGATGCGGTGGGTGATGACTGGCGTGCCCTGCCGCGGTTGTTCGATGACGCGACCGTCAACGATTTTGTCGTCCGGACGCGCGCGGCCATCGCCGCGTCGACACAGTGTGCCCCCGGCGAGATCCCACTGAGGCTGGCGGCCTCGTCCTTTCAGCTGGGCGTGACGGCGCGACTGCTCTCCCCGGCGGTCGGTGCCGCAGCCTGTTTCGGTGCGGTCCCGGCACTGGACCGTCGGTCACTGCGGTGGCGGCCCACCTCGACACACGTTCCGCAGTTCGCCGTTGCCGATGCCGACTGGTTCGAGGCGCCGACACCCCGGCGCGCAGCCGATCTGATCGCCGGATCCCTGCTCACCGAGGTGCTCGCCCCGCTGAACGACACGCTGCACACTCTGACTTCGCTGTCGCCGCAGGTGACTTGGGGCAACGTGATCTCCGCCGCCAACGGTGCGGTGACGGTCCTGTCGATGTCGCGACCGCACCATGAGGGCGCCGGTCGCGCCCTGGTGAGAGCGCTCGCGGACACCGGACCACTGATCGGAACCGCCACCTTCACCGACGGCAGATTCGTCCGGCGGAGCTGCTGCCTGTTCTATCAGGCGCCGGGGTCCGGTCTCTGCGGGGACTGCGTGCTCGTGAAGGAGGATTCCGGCCACGTTGCAACGTTGGTGCAACGAAACCCGCGATAA
- a CDS encoding diol dehydratase small subunit: MTQPTLDPAVDYPLSIRRRDLLFTPSGKSIDDITMEAVVSGEIQPTDLRITPDTLRLQAQIAEKDGRKQLGANLHRAAEMTAISDERVLEIYNALRPNASTKAELDAIADELQTRYNATFLADLVREAADVYERRDILATSE; encoded by the coding sequence ATGACGCAACCGACCCTCGATCCCGCGGTGGATTACCCGCTGAGCATCCGTCGGAGGGATCTGCTGTTCACCCCGTCAGGCAAGTCCATCGACGACATCACCATGGAAGCCGTCGTCTCCGGCGAGATTCAGCCCACCGATCTGCGGATCACGCCGGACACGCTTCGACTGCAGGCGCAGATCGCCGAGAAGGACGGCAGGAAGCAGTTGGGTGCCAACCTGCACCGCGCCGCCGAGATGACCGCCATCAGCGATGAACGGGTGCTGGAGATCTACAACGCGCTGCGGCCCAACGCGTCGACCAAGGCGGAACTCGACGCCATCGCCGACGAGTTGCAGACCCGGTACAACGCGACCTTCCTGGCGGATCTGGTGCGCGAGGCGGCCGATGTGTACGAGCGCCGCGACATCCTGGCGACGAGCGAATAG
- a CDS encoding propanediol/glycerol family dehydratase large subunit — protein sequence MTAEAIQKAGADVRHSARTDVLEDRPVNLDGFVEEWPEVGMVAMDSEFDPEPSVRVENGVVVEMDGVARADFDFIDQFIADKAIDAATTEESMALPAQEIARMLVDPGVTRQEVIAVTNGLTPAKLLAVAKNLNIVEIMMGMQKMRARRTPANQAHCTSARDNPLQVACEAAEAAIRGFSEVETTLGVVRYAPLVAMAQQIGSQVNPGGPMTQCALEEATELDLGMRGITGYAETISVYGTEPVFVDGDDTPWSKAFLAAAYASRGIKMRFTSGTGSEVQMGNAQGKSMLYLEIRCILIAKGAGVQGLQNGSISCIGVPGAVPAGIRAVAAENLIASAVDLECASGNDQSFSHSAMRRTARLMPQMMPGTDFVCSGYSAVPNYDNMFAGSNVDSDDFDDFNTIQRDLQIDGGLRHVKESDILAVRTRAAKALQAVFRYLDLPPISDAEIDAAVYANGSRELIPRDVLEDLKGAQQVMDRNITGLDLVKALEGTGFTDMAENLLAVLQQRVSGDLLQTSAIMTPSLVPLSAVNDANDYAGPGTGYRPTGARWEEMKKLRHVTSASNPELEVE from the coding sequence ATGACTGCTGAGGCAATTCAGAAGGCCGGCGCCGACGTACGCCACTCCGCTCGCACCGACGTCCTCGAGGACCGCCCGGTCAATCTCGACGGTTTCGTCGAGGAGTGGCCCGAGGTCGGCATGGTCGCGATGGACAGCGAGTTCGACCCCGAGCCGAGTGTCCGGGTGGAGAACGGTGTGGTCGTCGAGATGGACGGTGTCGCGCGCGCCGACTTCGATTTCATCGACCAGTTCATCGCCGACAAGGCGATCGACGCCGCGACCACCGAGGAGTCGATGGCCCTGCCGGCGCAGGAGATCGCCCGCATGCTGGTCGACCCTGGCGTGACGCGCCAGGAGGTCATCGCCGTGACCAACGGTCTGACACCGGCGAAGCTGTTGGCGGTGGCGAAGAACCTGAACATCGTCGAGATCATGATGGGCATGCAGAAGATGCGTGCCCGGCGCACCCCGGCCAATCAGGCTCACTGCACCAGCGCACGGGACAACCCGCTGCAGGTGGCCTGCGAGGCCGCAGAAGCCGCGATCCGCGGATTCTCAGAGGTGGAAACGACTTTGGGTGTGGTGCGCTACGCACCGCTGGTCGCGATGGCGCAGCAGATCGGCAGCCAGGTCAACCCCGGTGGTCCGATGACACAGTGCGCGCTGGAGGAAGCGACCGAGCTGGATCTCGGGATGCGCGGCATCACCGGCTACGCGGAGACCATCTCGGTGTACGGCACCGAGCCGGTCTTCGTCGACGGTGACGACACACCCTGGTCGAAGGCGTTCCTGGCCGCGGCGTACGCGTCGCGCGGCATCAAGATGCGCTTCACCTCCGGCACCGGTTCAGAGGTCCAGATGGGTAACGCGCAGGGTAAATCCATGCTGTACCTGGAGATTCGATGCATCCTGATCGCCAAGGGTGCCGGCGTGCAGGGCCTGCAGAACGGTTCGATCTCGTGTATCGGTGTGCCGGGAGCGGTGCCTGCGGGCATCCGGGCGGTCGCCGCCGAGAACCTCATCGCCTCGGCGGTGGACCTCGAGTGCGCCTCGGGCAACGACCAGTCGTTCTCGCATTCGGCGATGCGGCGGACCGCGAGGCTGATGCCGCAGATGATGCCCGGGACCGATTTCGTGTGTTCCGGATACTCTGCGGTTCCCAACTACGACAACATGTTCGCCGGATCCAATGTCGACAGCGACGACTTCGACGACTTCAACACCATTCAGCGGGATCTGCAGATCGACGGCGGGCTCCGTCATGTGAAGGAGTCCGACATCCTCGCGGTCCGCACCCGCGCCGCCAAGGCCCTGCAGGCGGTGTTCCGGTACCTGGACCTGCCGCCGATCAGCGACGCCGAGATCGACGCCGCGGTGTACGCCAACGGCAGTCGCGAGCTCATCCCGCGCGACGTCCTCGAGGATCTCAAGGGCGCGCAGCAGGTGATGGATCGCAACATCACCGGCCTGGATCTGGTGAAGGCCCTGGAGGGGACCGGGTTCACGGACATGGCGGAGAACCTGTTGGCGGTTCTGCAGCAGCGGGTTTCGGGAGACCTGCTGCAGACCTCGGCGATCATGACACCGTCGCTGGTGCCACTGTCGGCGGTCAACGACGCCAACGACTACGCCGGCCCCGGAACCGGGTACCGGCCGACGGGCGCACGTTGGGAAGAAATGAAGAAGCTGCGCCACGTGACGAGCGCATCGAACCCCGAACTGGAGGTGGAATGA
- a CDS encoding propanediol/glycerol family dehydratase medium subunit: MTVATDLQAGERTISFSEVGPAERGQRPDEVVIAISPAFGSLFSQTIIGLPLAEVIRQILAGIEEQEVSARIIRIQSSSDLALMAHTAAKLSGSGIGIGILARGTSMIHQRDLPRLSSLELFPQCPLLTLETYRNIGSNAAQYAKGESPEPVPTLNDQMARPRWQAKAALLHLKETELVRKGARPVEVTPEFSTEMIGQ; the protein is encoded by the coding sequence ATGACCGTGGCGACCGACCTGCAGGCAGGGGAGCGCACGATCTCGTTCAGCGAGGTCGGTCCGGCCGAGCGTGGCCAGCGGCCCGACGAGGTGGTGATAGCGATATCGCCGGCTTTCGGCAGCCTGTTCAGCCAGACGATCATCGGTCTGCCGCTCGCCGAGGTCATTCGCCAGATCCTTGCCGGCATCGAGGAGCAGGAGGTGAGTGCCCGGATCATCCGGATCCAGAGCAGTTCCGACCTCGCGCTGATGGCCCACACCGCGGCGAAGCTCTCGGGATCGGGCATCGGGATCGGGATCCTGGCCCGGGGCACCTCGATGATCCATCAGCGTGACCTGCCGCGGCTTTCCAGTCTGGAACTGTTCCCGCAGTGTCCGCTTCTGACGCTCGAGACGTACCGCAATATCGGCTCGAACGCCGCCCAGTACGCCAAAGGTGAATCACCGGAACCGGTTCCGACGCTCAACGACCAGATGGCACGGCCGCGCTGGCAGGCAAAGGCGGCGCTGCTGCACCTCAAGGAGACCGAACTGGTCCGCAAGGGGGCGCGCCCGGTCGAGGTGACACCGGAGTTCTCCACGGAGATGATCGGTCAGTAG
- a CDS encoding diol dehydratase reactivase subunit alpha has translation MNRTVVGVDIGNSTTEASLATIGPDGTVEYVGAALTRTTGIKGTVKNVDGVAKSVTWALEGAGIPLADLDLILLNEATPVISGLAMETITETIITESTMIGHDPRTPGGRGLGVGTIVEFESLSQHAPGVPVIVLVPEGIDFDVTAQTINTSVDRGIDVTGAILGNDDAVLVANRLTTKIPIIDEVSKIDLVPVGMVAAVEVAGPGQSIRTLSNAYGLATIFGLDPDQTKVVSPVARALTGNRSAVVVRTPSGDVEDRAIPAGSLELIGVKKRATVDVSRGAADIMAEVQRVSPLTDVVGESGTNTGGMISTVRQSMADLTEHALADVHIQDLLAIDTVVPQAVRGGVAGEVALENAVALAAMVRTKESGMQAVADAVAAELRHAGATRVDVVVGGVEAEMAVLGALTTPGTDKPLVVLDLGGGSTDAAVIGVDDRIDATHLAGAGDLVTKLIDAELGLDNLELAEEIKRCPLGKAESFFHIRLENGTVQFFDTPLPSTAFARVVALGEFGMNPIPTRHSLERIRTVRRTAKERVFVVNTLRALRAIAPGGDLRQIGFVVLLGGSALDFEIPELIADAVAPFGIVCGTGNVRGTEGPRNAVASGLVAAHVSATRSVTGVGAHA, from the coding sequence GTGAATCGAACGGTTGTCGGGGTCGACATCGGCAACTCCACCACCGAGGCGAGTCTCGCGACGATCGGTCCGGACGGCACGGTCGAGTACGTCGGTGCGGCATTGACCCGCACCACGGGGATCAAGGGCACCGTCAAGAACGTCGACGGCGTCGCGAAATCGGTGACGTGGGCGCTGGAGGGCGCGGGCATCCCGTTGGCGGATCTGGACCTGATCCTGCTCAATGAGGCCACGCCGGTGATCAGCGGGTTGGCGATGGAGACCATCACCGAGACGATCATCACCGAGTCGACCATGATCGGTCACGATCCGCGCACCCCCGGCGGCCGGGGCCTGGGCGTCGGCACCATCGTCGAGTTCGAGTCGTTGTCGCAGCACGCACCCGGGGTGCCGGTGATCGTGCTGGTGCCCGAAGGGATCGACTTCGACGTCACCGCCCAGACCATCAACACCTCCGTCGATCGCGGCATCGACGTCACCGGGGCGATCCTGGGCAACGACGACGCCGTGCTGGTGGCGAACCGGCTGACGACGAAGATCCCTATCATCGACGAGGTGTCGAAGATCGATCTGGTCCCGGTGGGCATGGTGGCCGCCGTCGAGGTGGCCGGACCCGGTCAGTCCATCCGCACGCTGTCGAACGCCTACGGCCTGGCGACCATCTTCGGTCTGGACCCCGACCAGACCAAGGTCGTCTCACCCGTCGCGCGGGCGTTGACGGGCAACCGATCCGCCGTCGTCGTGCGGACCCCGTCCGGGGACGTCGAGGACCGCGCCATTCCCGCAGGCTCGCTGGAGTTGATCGGTGTGAAGAAGCGCGCCACGGTGGACGTCTCCCGCGGCGCTGCCGACATCATGGCCGAGGTGCAGCGGGTCAGCCCACTGACCGACGTCGTCGGCGAATCGGGCACCAACACCGGTGGCATGATCTCCACCGTGCGCCAGAGCATGGCCGACCTGACCGAACACGCGCTGGCCGATGTCCACATCCAGGACCTGCTGGCGATCGACACGGTGGTGCCGCAAGCAGTGCGGGGTGGAGTCGCGGGCGAGGTCGCGCTGGAGAACGCGGTCGCGCTGGCGGCCATGGTCCGCACCAAGGAGAGCGGGATGCAGGCCGTCGCCGATGCGGTGGCCGCCGAGCTGCGCCACGCCGGGGCGACGCGGGTCGACGTCGTCGTCGGAGGTGTCGAGGCGGAGATGGCGGTGCTCGGTGCACTCACCACCCCGGGCACCGACAAGCCCCTGGTCGTTCTCGATCTCGGCGGCGGCTCCACCGACGCCGCGGTGATCGGCGTCGACGACCGCATCGACGCCACCCACCTCGCCGGCGCGGGCGACCTGGTGACCAAGCTGATCGACGCCGAGTTGGGCCTGGACAACCTGGAGCTGGCAGAAGAGATCAAGCGCTGCCCACTGGGCAAGGCGGAGAGCTTCTTTCACATCCGGCTCGAGAACGGCACGGTGCAGTTCTTCGACACGCCGTTGCCGTCGACGGCCTTCGCGCGGGTGGTCGCCCTGGGCGAGTTCGGGATGAACCCGATACCCACCCGCCACTCGCTGGAGCGGATCAGGACGGTTCGTCGCACCGCCAAGGAGCGGGTCTTCGTCGTCAACACGCTTCGGGCGCTGCGCGCCATCGCCCCGGGCGGTGACCTGCGGCAGATCGGTTTTGTGGTGTTGCTCGGCGGCAGCGCCCTGGATTTCGAGATTCCCGAGCTCATCGCCGACGCGGTGGCGCCGTTCGGGATCGTCTGCGGCACCGGAAACGTCCGCGGCACCGAAGGTCCCCGCAATGCGGTGGCCTCCGGCCTTGTCGCGGCCCATGTCTCGGCTACCCGCTCGGTGACCGGCGTCGGTGCCCATGCGTGA
- a CDS encoding glycerol dehydratase reactivase beta/small subunit family protein, protein MRDGGQPEKPAILVLSCSAGPVENEVLAGIEEEGVPFVVERPTAGGDANALGRLAAGRSTLNVGVGIDDDGRVSVQHQKLARPPEGLSTDEPADPVAARTLGHNAARIVVGIPLRTNQLS, encoded by the coding sequence ATGCGTGACGGAGGCCAGCCGGAAAAGCCGGCCATTCTGGTGCTCAGCTGCTCGGCGGGTCCCGTCGAGAACGAGGTGCTCGCCGGGATCGAGGAGGAGGGCGTGCCGTTCGTCGTGGAGCGGCCGACTGCCGGCGGGGACGCGAACGCGCTGGGCCGACTTGCCGCGGGCCGTTCGACGCTCAACGTAGGGGTCGGCATCGACGACGACGGTCGGGTGTCGGTCCAGCATCAGAAACTGGCCCGGCCGCCGGAGGGATTGTCCACCGACGAACCCGCAGACCCGGTGGCCGCCCGCACCCTGGGCCACAACGCCGCCCGCATCGTGGTCGGCATCCCGCTGCGAACGAACCAGTTGTCGTGA